Proteins encoded within one genomic window of Empedobacter falsenii:
- the atpG gene encoding ATP synthase F1 subunit gamma, giving the protein MPNLKDIRNRITSVGSTMQITSAMKLVSAAKLKRATDSIVQLRPYADKLRELLQNVSSTLEAEVGGALTEEREVNKVLLVVINSNRGLCGGYNSSIIKKVNALLANELVGKHVEILAIGKKANDTFSKTQTIYKNASSIWDNLNFADVAEIADDLVEKFTAGDFDQIRIIYNQFQNAAVQIVQDEQFLPVVLEKTEEEANNSAELDYIFNPSKEEILRDLIPQTLKTQLFKAVLDANASEHGARMTAMHKATDNASELQKGLKIQYNKARQAAITNEILEIVGGAEALNA; this is encoded by the coding sequence ATGCCAAATTTAAAAGATATACGTAACCGTATTACTTCTGTAGGTTCTACAATGCAGATTACAAGTGCTATGAAATTAGTTTCTGCTGCAAAACTAAAACGTGCTACAGATTCTATCGTACAGTTACGTCCTTATGCAGATAAATTACGTGAACTTTTACAAAATGTAAGTTCTACTTTAGAAGCTGAAGTAGGAGGTGCATTAACAGAAGAGCGCGAAGTTAATAAAGTACTTTTAGTCGTTATTAACTCAAATAGAGGTTTATGTGGAGGATACAACTCAAGCATCATCAAAAAAGTAAATGCGTTATTAGCTAACGAATTAGTTGGTAAGCACGTAGAAATTTTAGCAATTGGTAAAAAAGCTAATGATACTTTTAGTAAAACACAAACTATCTATAAAAATGCATCAAGCATTTGGGATAATTTAAATTTTGCAGATGTAGCTGAAATTGCAGACGATTTAGTAGAGAAATTTACTGCAGGTGACTTTGATCAAATCAGAATTATCTACAATCAATTTCAAAATGCAGCTGTTCAAATTGTACAAGACGAACAATTTTTACCAGTCGTTTTAGAGAAAACTGAAGAAGAAGCAAACAATTCAGCAGAGTTAGATTATATCTTCAACCCTTCGAAAGAAGAAATTTTAAGAGACTTAATCCCTCAAACGTTGAAAACGCAATTATTCAAAGCCGTATTAGATGCTAACGCTTCTGAGCACGGTGCGCGTATGACTGCAATGCATAAAGCAACAGACAACGCAAGCGAGTTACAAAAAGGATTGAAAATTCAATACAACAAAGCTCGTCAAGCTGCTATTACAAACGAGATCTTAGAAATCGTTGGTGGTGCAGAAGCATTGAATGCGTAA
- the atpA gene encoding F0F1 ATP synthase subunit alpha gives MPEINPAEVSAILKQQLTSFDSSVELAEVGTVLTVGDGIARVYGLDNAQYGELVEFSNGLEGMVQNLEEDNVGIVLFGPSKGIKEGDTVKRTNKIASINVGEGMLGRVVDMLGNPIDGKGPIEGQLYEMPIERKAPGVIYRQPVNEPLQTGIVSIDSMIPIGRGQRELIIGDRQTGKTSVALDAILNQKEFYDRGETVFCIYVAVGQKGSTVAGIMKTLQDHGADKYTVVVAANASDPAPMQVYAPMAGAAIGEYFRDSGRPALIVYDDLSKQAVAYREVSLLLRRPPGREAYPGDVFYLHSRLLERAAKVIKDDAIASQMNDLPESMKGIVKGGGSLTALPIIETQAGDVSAYIPTNVISITDGQIFLESDLFNSGVRPAINVGISVSRVGGSAQTKPMKKVSGTLKLDQAQYRELEAFAKFGSDLDAATMNVIGKGERNVELLKQGVNAPIPVEEQVAVIYAGTNGMLKNVPVNQVKEWQADFVELMRNKYADTLTSIRLGKWTDEIMDVLKKVITETTSKY, from the coding sequence ATGCCAGAAATAAATCCAGCTGAAGTTTCAGCTATATTAAAACAACAACTTACAAGCTTTGATTCATCAGTTGAATTAGCAGAAGTAGGAACCGTTCTAACTGTTGGGGATGGTATTGCTCGTGTTTACGGGTTAGACAATGCTCAATACGGAGAATTAGTAGAATTCTCAAACGGGTTAGAAGGAATGGTACAAAACCTTGAAGAAGACAACGTAGGTATTGTACTTTTCGGACCTTCAAAAGGTATTAAAGAAGGTGACACTGTAAAACGTACAAACAAAATTGCATCTATTAACGTAGGTGAAGGAATGTTAGGACGTGTTGTAGATATGTTAGGAAATCCTATCGATGGTAAAGGACCAATCGAAGGACAATTATATGAAATGCCTATCGAGCGTAAAGCTCCTGGGGTTATCTATCGTCAACCAGTAAACGAACCATTACAAACAGGTATCGTTTCTATTGACTCGATGATTCCAATTGGACGTGGACAACGTGAGTTAATCATTGGTGACCGTCAAACAGGTAAAACTTCTGTTGCTTTAGATGCAATCTTAAATCAAAAAGAATTTTACGATAGAGGTGAAACAGTTTTCTGTATCTATGTTGCAGTAGGACAAAAAGGTTCTACAGTAGCAGGAATCATGAAAACATTACAAGACCACGGTGCAGATAAATATACAGTAGTAGTTGCTGCTAATGCATCTGATCCAGCTCCAATGCAAGTATATGCTCCAATGGCAGGTGCTGCAATCGGAGAGTATTTCCGTGACTCCGGTCGTCCAGCGTTAATTGTTTATGATGATTTATCTAAACAAGCCGTTGCATACCGTGAGGTGTCTTTATTATTACGTCGCCCACCAGGACGTGAAGCATATCCTGGAGACGTTTTCTACTTACACTCTCGTTTATTAGAGCGTGCTGCAAAAGTAATCAAAGATGATGCAATTGCATCTCAAATGAATGATTTACCAGAATCTATGAAAGGTATCGTAAAAGGTGGAGGTTCTTTAACTGCTTTACCAATTATCGAAACTCAAGCTGGTGACGTTTCTGCATATATCCCAACAAACGTAATTTCGATTACAGATGGACAAATCTTCTTAGAGTCTGATTTATTCAACTCAGGTGTTCGTCCAGCGATCAACGTAGGTATCTCTGTATCTCGTGTTGGTGGTTCTGCACAAACAAAACCAATGAAAAAAGTATCTGGTACATTAAAATTAGACCAAGCACAATACCGTGAGTTAGAAGCTTTCGCGAAATTTGGTTCTGATTTAGATGCAGCTACAATGAACGTAATTGGTAAAGGTGAACGTAACGTTGAGTTATTAAAACAAGGTGTTAACGCTCCAATTCCAGTAGAAGAACAAGTAGCAGTTATTTATGCGGGTACTAACGGTATGTTGAAAAATGTTCCAGTTAACCAAGTGAAAGAGTGGCAAGCTGATTTTGTTGAGTTAATGCGCAACAAATATGCAGACACTTTAACATCTATCCGTTTAGGTAAATGGACTGATGAAATTATGGATGTATTGAAGAAAGTTATCACAGAAACTACTTCTAAATACTAA
- the atpH gene encoding ATP synthase F1 subunit delta, whose amino-acid sequence MAGFRAAHRYAKGLMEFANEANQTDVVYAEMNDVRKVIKENDDLRVFLNSPVIDAKKKEAVLSEIFKSLSKTSQTFISLVVRHGRENILSKIADQFISLYDLANNIVTAEITSAVQLDQNTIDNIVAKAKQTLAANSLVKVENKIDASLIGGFVLKIGNNQVDSSIKTKLATLKKDFLKNEYIPKF is encoded by the coding sequence ATGGCAGGATTCAGAGCAGCACATAGATATGCTAAAGGTTTGATGGAGTTTGCGAATGAAGCAAACCAAACAGACGTAGTGTATGCTGAAATGAATGATGTTCGCAAAGTCATTAAAGAGAATGATGATTTAAGAGTTTTCTTAAATTCTCCAGTGATTGATGCAAAGAAAAAAGAAGCTGTTTTGAGTGAGATTTTCAAATCTTTATCAAAAACTTCTCAAACATTCATTTCGTTAGTCGTAAGACATGGTAGAGAGAATATTTTGTCTAAAATTGCAGATCAGTTTATTTCATTATACGATTTAGCAAATAATATTGTAACAGCAGAAATTACTTCGGCAGTGCAATTAGATCAAAATACAATTGATAATATTGTAGCAAAAGCGAAACAAACTTTAGCTGCAAATAGTCTAGTAAAAGTAGAGAACAAAATTGATGCATCTTTAATTGGAGGTTTCGTTTTAAAAATAGGAAACAATCAAGTTGATTCGTCAATCAAAACTAAGTTAGCTACATTAAAAAAAGATTTTTTAAAAAACGAATACATTCCTAAATTTTAA
- a CDS encoding F0F1 ATP synthase subunit B — protein sequence MDLITPSVGLIFWTAVVFIILLVLLRSLAWKPILSAVKEREQSIEDALNAAKKAKEEMALLNAQNEKIMKEARAERDAILKEAREMKENIINEAKNSATVEANKLIENAKSAIQNEKASAMADIKNQVGQLSIEIAEKILTKELSDKSAQEALVNDVIDQVKFN from the coding sequence ATGGATTTAATTACACCTTCAGTTGGTCTTATTTTTTGGACTGCGGTCGTATTTATCATCTTATTAGTATTGTTAAGATCATTAGCTTGGAAACCAATTTTATCTGCAGTTAAAGAAAGAGAACAATCTATCGAGGATGCATTAAACGCAGCTAAAAAAGCGAAAGAAGAGATGGCTTTATTAAACGCTCAAAACGAGAAAATCATGAAAGAAGCTCGTGCTGAACGTGATGCTATCTTGAAAGAAGCGCGTGAAATGAAAGAAAATATCATCAACGAGGCGAAAAATTCTGCAACTGTAGAAGCAAACAAATTAATTGAAAACGCTAAGTCAGCTATCCAAAATGAAAAGGCATCAGCTATGGCTGATATCAAAAATCAAGTTGGACAGTTGTCAATTGAAATTGCTGAAAAAATCTTAACTAAAGAATTGTCAGACAAATCTGCACAAGAAGCTTTAGTGAATGATGTTATTGATCAAGTTAAATTCAATTAA
- the atpE gene encoding ATP synthase F0 subunit C: MTGSIAAIGAGLAVLGVGLGIGKIGGSAMEGIARQPEAASKIQTAMIIAAALIEGAGLFGIVVALLGNG, from the coding sequence ATGACAGGAAGTATTGCAGCAATCGGAGCTGGTTTAGCAGTTTTAGGAGTTGGTTTAGGTATCGGTAAAATCGGTGGATCAGCTATGGAAGGAATCGCTAGACAACCAGAAGCGGCTTCAAAAATTCAAACAGCTATGATTATCGCAGCAGCCTTAATCGAGGGTGCAGGTTTATTCGGTATCGTAGTTGCGTTATTAGGTAACGGATAA
- the atpB gene encoding F0F1 ATP synthase subunit A, whose amino-acid sequence MKFSALLAFLLLFNFGFASTAVPHESLPKTFEELIKSEQVKSQEEAAKVKSGESTFNPVPGIMHHIADAHDWHLWGEGEKSVGVALPVILWDNGLQVFMSSKFHHNEAIVESNGNYYINFHEKIYKTDAQGTIKPHVDEKGAIHLENEKPLDFSITKNVTSMLISFVILILVFSAVASNYKKGNMVPKGIAGFIEPIIIFVRDEVAIPNIGEKKYAKFMPYLLTLFFFIWINNLLGLLPGAANVTGNIAVTFVLALIALIVINFSGNKGYWGHMLWMPGVPVPVKLILAPIELIGIITKPFALMIRLFANITAGHIIIMSLISLIFIFQTEAMAGGSIPLALFIYCLELLVAALQAFVFTMLVSLFIGTAVAEHDHH is encoded by the coding sequence ATGAAATTTTCAGCGTTATTAGCGTTTTTATTACTTTTCAATTTCGGATTCGCCTCTACAGCGGTTCCGCACGAAAGTCTTCCAAAAACGTTTGAGGAGTTAATTAAAAGTGAGCAAGTAAAAAGTCAAGAGGAAGCTGCTAAAGTGAAATCTGGCGAATCTACATTTAACCCAGTGCCAGGTATCATGCACCATATTGCAGATGCGCACGATTGGCATTTATGGGGAGAAGGAGAAAAAAGTGTAGGAGTTGCATTACCTGTTATTTTATGGGATAATGGTTTACAGGTTTTTATGTCTTCTAAATTTCACCACAACGAAGCGATTGTTGAGAGTAACGGAAACTACTACATCAACTTCCACGAAAAAATCTACAAAACAGATGCGCAAGGTACAATCAAACCTCACGTAGACGAAAAAGGAGCTATTCATTTAGAAAATGAAAAACCATTAGATTTTTCTATTACGAAAAACGTAACATCAATGTTAATCTCTTTCGTGATTTTAATCTTAGTTTTCTCTGCAGTTGCATCTAACTACAAAAAAGGAAATATGGTACCAAAAGGTATTGCAGGATTTATCGAACCAATTATTATTTTTGTTCGTGATGAAGTAGCAATTCCAAATATTGGTGAGAAAAAATATGCAAAATTTATGCCTTATTTATTAACGTTATTTTTCTTCATTTGGATCAACAATTTATTAGGATTGTTACCAGGTGCAGCAAACGTTACAGGTAATATCGCAGTTACATTTGTATTAGCATTAATCGCATTAATCGTAATTAATTTCTCTGGAAACAAAGGTTACTGGGGACATATGTTATGGATGCCAGGTGTACCAGTTCCAGTAAAATTAATCTTAGCTCCAATTGAGTTAATCGGGATTATTACAAAACCTTTCGCCTTAATGATTCGTTTATTTGCGAACATTACAGCAGGTCACATCATCATTATGTCGTTAATTTCGTTAATCTTTATTTTCCAAACAGAAGCTATGGCAGGTGGATCTATTCCATTAGCGTTATTTATCTACTGTTTAGAGTTATTAGTAGCGGCATTACAAGCGTTCGTATTCACAATGTTAGTTTCGTTATTCATCGGAACAGCAGTAGCAGAACACGATCATCATTAA
- a CDS encoding AtpZ/AtpI family protein — protein MKEERKSEGVNQYLKFSAMGIQMAVTIALFAWLGTFLDKKMETDKPLWTAGLSLLGVFAGLYLMLKQLPKK, from the coding sequence ATGAAAGAAGAACGAAAGTCCGAAGGTGTAAATCAATATTTAAAGTTTTCTGCGATGGGAATACAGATGGCGGTAACGATTGCGTTATTTGCTTGGTTAGGAACTTTTTTGGATAAAAAAATGGAAACAGACAAGCCATTATGGACGGCTGGCTTATCTTTGCTGGGAGTTTTTGCAGGATTATATTTGATGTTGAAGCAATTACCAAAAAAATAA
- the dusB gene encoding tRNA dihydrouridine synthase DusB, with product MVKIGNIELPDFPLLLAPMEDVSDPPFRRLCKMHGADLMYTEFISSEGLIRDAIKSRQKLDIFDYERPIGIQIFGGDEEAMAMSAKIVETVQPDIVDINFGCPVKKVVCKGAGAGVLKDIDLMVRLTKSVVESTHLPVTVKTRLGWDSDSINIYEVAERLQETGIKALSIHGRTRTQMYKGQANWEPIAKVKANPNIEIPIFGNGDIDSPQKAIEYKEKYGVDGVMIGRAAIGYPWIFEQIKHYRETGELLPEPTIVERMEAAKNHLNWAIDWKGERTGILETRMHYTNYFKGIPNFKPYRTKLVIQDNLVDLMQTFEEIEKEFIPTLEEI from the coding sequence GTGGTAAAGATAGGAAACATAGAATTACCAGACTTCCCTTTATTGCTTGCACCAATGGAAGATGTGAGTGATCCGCCATTTCGTCGCCTATGCAAAATGCATGGTGCAGACTTGATGTATACAGAGTTTATTTCTTCTGAAGGATTGATTCGTGATGCAATAAAAAGTCGTCAAAAATTAGATATTTTTGATTACGAACGTCCAATTGGTATTCAGATTTTTGGTGGAGATGAAGAGGCAATGGCGATGTCAGCTAAAATTGTTGAAACTGTTCAACCAGATATTGTTGATATTAACTTTGGATGTCCCGTAAAAAAAGTGGTTTGTAAAGGTGCAGGAGCTGGTGTTTTAAAAGATATAGATTTGATGGTACGTTTAACAAAGTCTGTTGTTGAAAGTACGCATTTACCAGTTACTGTAAAAACGCGTTTGGGTTGGGATTCTGACTCGATTAACATTTATGAAGTTGCCGAACGTTTGCAAGAAACAGGTATCAAAGCATTGTCAATTCATGGACGTACGCGTACGCAGATGTATAAAGGACAAGCAAATTGGGAACCGATTGCAAAAGTAAAAGCGAACCCAAATATTGAGATTCCAATTTTTGGAAATGGAGATATTGATTCTCCACAAAAAGCGATCGAATACAAAGAAAAATACGGTGTAGATGGTGTAATGATTGGTCGTGCGGCGATTGGTTATCCTTGGATTTTCGAGCAAATTAAACATTATCGAGAAACAGGTGAATTGTTACCAGAACCAACAATTGTAGAACGAATGGAAGCGGCTAAAAATCACTTAAATTGGGCGATTGATTGGAAAGGAGAACGAACTGGAATTTTGGAAACGCGTATGCATTATACCAATTATTTCAAAGGAATTCCGAATTTCAAACCTTATCGTACAAAATTAGTCATACAAGATAATCTTGTTGATTTGATGCAAACTTTCGAAGAAATCGAAAAAGAATTTATTCCAACATTAGAAGAAATTTAA